GATGAGTATATCTAGATATTCAGCTTGCTTGGCGATAGAAAAATCCTCATCCTCTAATTTTTCTTCGCCATGAAGTTTTTTGTGTCATCAGACTGTTGACCTTGCGCCACAAAAATAAGTTGTTGTTTTAAGACGTCTTGTCCACCTGGTGCGTGGAGACGATTGTATATGTCATCTGTTGTAATCTTTCCGGCAAAAACTTCATTGGCCACAAAATCAGCGATCTTATCAAATTTATCAGCTTCCGACATTTTTGTATTAGCCTCTACCTCATGCCAAACCTCAATGGCATCACGAGCAACTCTCAACGGTATAAAAGCAGGCGTCCATACTTTTTCAATCTCGGGTTCGTCACCTTTCAGAACGCCTTCTGGATTTTTCACAAGTTCAAGCATATTTCGTTTTAAATTGGCCATGATATTTATTCCTCCTAAATAAAAGGAACAAGGTTTTATCCCTGCTCTTTGATCAATGGTTTTCCTATTTTGTTCTGATCGGACATTAATTCTTGGATACGTTTATCACTTATTTCTGAATCTGTGCGTTTCGGGTAAATATCATCTTTGGTATAAATAATATCTCGGTCCTCAAGATCTTTAAAGTCATGAATAACAACATATTGCTTAGGCTTATCCTCTTCTTTTTCAACCTCTTCTGAAGGTGTTTCTTTTGTATCTGTTTCACTTTCAGTTTGATCTTCTGAATCTCCTTCTAAAAGACTAAGAAGTTCATCACGATTCATGTTGCTTTTATAGTCGATTTCTTTCTCGTCCAATTGCTTTTTAATTTCATCAACAGTTAGTTTATTACTCATATTATGCTCCCTCCGGTTCTGCTTCAGGGTGTGCTATGCCAAAGACTTTCATAAACAAAGCATCGCGATTAACAGTTTCGCCTTTAGCGTCTTGTGCAAAAATTACAGACTTTTCTTCTGAAAATCCTGGTACTTCTCGGTCCATAAACTGAGCTGAAATTTCTTCAGTTGAAAACTCCGTGCTTCCGCTTTTAGTACTACCACTAACAGAAGGTCTATTGAAAATACCTTTAGGTAAGCCAACGTATTCACGGGATCCATCCTCGTAAGTCTTAGCAAATATACAGGCCACATATGGTGGATTGTCATTACTACCTGCAGCTGTTAATCCCTCAACGGTTTCCCATCCCAATAACTTTTGTTTGTCTTCGATGGGGATTTTATGAAATACAGAAGTTACACTAACATCACCACTAGATACAGCCATTTCTGCTGTTCCATTGTCACCATAGGCTCGTACAACGTCTTGTGGCATATCAACAGTTATATTTTGCAAAAACTTCACTCTTTCAACCGCTTCTGTTATTAATGCATCTCCAACTTCACCATAGTAAAACTCATCTACACCGGTTGAAGCTCTATAATTCTTTTCTTCTGGCATTCTAATCACTCCTATAAATTATTAAAATCTTCTCTATACAAAGAACCGCGATACCTTCTAGCATCACGGAAAACTCCTTGATCATATTCTTTTGGTCCAGGATGTTGAGAGAAACCGAATTTACTCCACATGATGTTAAGGATCTTGTCTGCTATTTGATCAGTCAGTTTTCTATCTGGACTCCAAACATCAATCTGCAGAAAGTAATCTAGCTTAGTCCATTTGTTATCTGCAAAATCAATTGGCGACGGTGGGGCAACAGGATCTATGACAATATAAGGCTCATGTACTTCACCTGTTTCAGGGTATTCATAAAACTTAATCCTTTCCAACCCCTGTTCTTTAATGTATGCATCTGCTACTAAGGCTTCATAAATCATATCTAGAATATCCATCAAAAGCCACCTTTCAAGGCCTTACGGACCGCATCTCGATATACCTTTTTGCTATTTTTTAATGCCCTGGAAATAGCACCTTTACCTTTTGGATTAGGATTGTTAATGGTTCCCCATTCATTGAGGTGAATAATACGATAACGGCCTTTCGGACCTCTCCAATGGATTGTTACTACACGAACACCATTTATCCATTCTGGACCTTTGATAGTTATTTCCTCGATACTTCCACCCGTGTCTTTGAAACTTTCGAATTCTTTCTCGAGTACTTTAACAAATTCCTTGGCTGCATTAAGTAAAGCCTTGTCAATAATTTGTTGCATCGTCTTTTGACCCAGTTTATGTTCTAGTTCATTTTGCAGTTTTTTTAATCCCTTTATTTTCACACTCATTTGACCAATCTCGCTATAACATTAATAAACCTGTTATTTTGCGGATCC
The nucleotide sequence above comes from Paraliobacillus zengyii. Encoded proteins:
- the gpG gene encoding phage tail assembly chaperone G gives rise to the protein MANLKRNMLELVKNPEGVLKGDEPEIEKVWTPAFIPLRVARDAIEVWHEVEANTKMSEADKFDKIADFVANEVFAGKITTDDIYNRLHAPGGQDVLKQQLIFVAQGQQSDDTKNFMAKKN
- a CDS encoding major tail protein gives rise to the protein MPEEKNYRASTGVDEFYYGEVGDALITEAVERVKFLQNITVDMPQDVVRAYGDNGTAEMAVSSGDVSVTSVFHKIPIEDKQKLLGWETVEGLTAAGSNDNPPYVACIFAKTYEDGSREYVGLPKGIFNRPSVSGSTKSGSTEFSTEEISAQFMDREVPGFSEEKSVIFAQDAKGETVNRDALFMKVFGIAHPEAEPEGA
- a CDS encoding DUF3168 domain-containing protein gives rise to the protein MDILDMIYEALVADAYIKEQGLERIKFYEYPETGEVHEPYIVIDPVAPPSPIDFADNKWTKLDYFLQIDVWSPDRKLTDQIADKILNIMWSKFGFSQHPGPKEYDQGVFRDARRYRGSLYREDFNNL